Sequence from the Sanguibacter keddieii DSM 10542 genome:
ATCGCGCGGCGCAGCAGCGAGGTGTGCACGACGTCGGGGAGGATGCCCGCGTCGGTGAGCAGCTTCCCGCCTCGCTTGGCCTCCTCGACGCCCTTCTCGGACAGGTTCACGTCCACCCAGCCGGTGAACAGGTTCTTCGCGTTCCACTCGCTCTCGCCGTGGCGGAGCAGCACAAGGGTGTATGTCATGGGTCCATCCTGCCGCATCTCGGCGACGGGTGCTCGGGCCCTTCGGCCCGTGGACCGCAGGCCCCGGCACAGGTCCGGGGCTCAGGTCCCCGGCTCAGAGACCTCAGGCGACGCGCGCCTGCTCGTACACCTTGCGGGTCTCCTCGGCCGTGGTGTCCCAGCTGAAGTGGGCCGCCACCTCCAGGGCTCCGCGGGAGAGCCGCGCCAGCCGCTCGTCGTCACGGAGCAGGTCCCGCAGCACGGCAGCCCACCGGTGCGGGTCGTGGTCGGGGACCAGGACACCTGAGCGCCCGTCCTGGACCGCGGTGCGCAGCCCGCCGACGTCTGCGGCGACCACGGGGGTGCCGCACGCCTGGGCCTCGACGGCGACCAGCCCGAAGGACTCGCTGCGCGACGGGACGGCGACGAGGTCGGCGCACCGGAACCAGCGCGCGAGCTCGCTCCGCGAGACCGCCGGGAGGAACAGCACGTCGTCGCTCACCCCCACCTGGTACGCGAGGGCCTCGAGCTCACGCAGCGCCGTCGGGCGGCCGCTCGCACCACCGAGCACGACGAGCAGCGGGAGCTCGTCACCGTGGTCGGCCATGACCCCGAGGGCACGGACGAGGACGTCGGGCGCCTTGAGCAGCTGCACGCGACCGGCGAAGACCACGACCTTGCGGTCGGCGGGCAGACCGAGCGCGGCACGCTCGGCGGCCGCGGTGTCCCGTGCGCCGTCCGCACCGGCCGGCGGGAGCGGGGTGAAGGTCTCGAGGTCCACCCCGGGGCTCACCACGTGCACCCGGGTCGGGTCCGCCGCGTAGTGCGTCACGAGGTCCTCTGCCTCGGCAGCCGTGTTGGCGACGAGCGCGTCGGCGACCTCGACCACCTGCTCCTCGCCGATCACGCGGCCGGCCGGCTCCGGGACGTCGCCCGGCGCCAGCGACCCGTTCTTCACGAGCGCCATGGTGTGCATCGAGTGGACCAGCGGGACGTTCCAGCGGTCGGCCGCGAGCATGCCGGCCTGGCCGGACAGCCAGTAGTGCGAGTGGACCACGTCGTACCAGCCCTGGGTGCGCGCCGCCTCCGTGCGCAGGACCCCGGCCGAGAAGTAGCAGAGCTGCCCGGGCAGGTCGTTCTTGTCGAGCCCCTCGAAAGGACCGGCGGTGATGTGCCGCACGAGGATCCCGTCGCCCACCTCGACCACGTCGGGCTGCGCGGACGACGTCCGCCGCGTGAAGATCTCCACCTCGGCCCCGCTGCGTGCGAGCGCCCGGGACAGCTCGGTGATGTAGACGTTCATCCCGCCGGCGTCGCCCGTGCCGGGCTGCTCGAGCGGGGAGGTGTGCACGGAGAGCATGGCCACCCGGAGGGAGTCGCCGCTCATGGGCACCTGCGTTCTGACATCCCACCAGTCTGCCACCGTCGCGCGCCCGGTGCCGCGGGCGCCGTCCCCACCGAGACGGACCGGGCCAGCGCGGGGCAGGACTCGGGCGAGGTCGAAGGTCCCACCTGTGCTGACACGTCGTCCGGGACGATGGACGCATGGAGAAGCACGCACCGACCCGGACCACCACGGACCCCCTCGCGGCGCTGCGCCTCATGCTCGACGAGCCCCCCGAGGACGCCACGCCGCTGGTCCCCCTCGACGCCGCCGCGTGCGACGCGATCGCCGACGAGACGCTCGTCTGCTCGTGCAACAACGTCAGCGCCGGCGAGATCCGCGACGTCGTGTGCTCCGGCCGCTGCTCGTCGCTCGACGACGTCCAGGTGCTCACCCGCGCAGGAGGCGGGTGCGGCTCGTGCCTCTCGGCCGTCGCCGGGCTCGTCGAGGTGTCGCTGAGCCGGAGGTGAACGGGCTGGTGGAGCCGGCTGCGCGTAGTGCTCAGACCGGCAGGATGCAGGCCGGCGCGGGGATGTCGACGGACGAGACCGGCTCCGCCTGACCGCTCTCGTGGTCGACGCGCAGGACCGTGACACCGCCGGAGGTCTGGCCTGCGACGACCACCAGGTCGTCGGCCTGTGCGGGGCGCCCGGAGAGCGTGGGGTCGGCCGCGTGCGCCGTCAGCACCGCGAGGTGACGTGGCCACACGACGCCCAGGGGTGAGTCCGCGAGGTGGCGCAGGACGGGCTGGCCCTCGTCGTCGCGCTCGACCGCGAAGGTCGCGAGCACGTCGGGACCGCGGACCCCGACGTAGAGGCGGCTGCCGTCGGCGCTCAGTGCCAGGTGCGAGGGGAAGGACCCCGCCTCGGGGCTGGGGGTGTCGCAGGCGGGCACGCTCCCGAGATGCGTCGCGGACCCGTCCTGCTCGACCCGGACCACGTGGACGCGGGAGTCGAGCTCGCCCACCACGAAGGCCGTCCCGTCGTCGCCGAGCGCCACGTGCCGCGGGCCGGTCCCGGGCGGCAGCGCGAGGGCGAGGCCGTCGGCGACGAGCACACCGGGCGTCGCAGTCCTGCGGTACCGGCGGACCTCGTCCGTCCCGAGGTCGCTGACCCACAGGTGGCGCTCTCCGACCGCCTGGACGTAGTGCGCGTGGGGACCGCGCTGGCGCTCGCGCACCGGGCCCGAGCCGCTGTGCGCGAAGGTCGCGAGGGCTCCGCCCAGGGTGCCCGACTCCGTGAGCGTCAGGGCCGCCAGGCTGCCGGAGGAGTAGTTCGCCACCCACACGTCGCGCTCGTCCACCACGAGGTGGCACGGGTCAGCGCCGCCCGTCGACGCGCTCGAGGTGAGGACCAGCCCGTCCCCGGACAGCGAGAAGGTGCTCACCCGCCCCTGCTCCGTCTCGGAGACGGCGACCACGGTCGTCCCGTCGGGGTGCAGCGCGAGGAAGGACGGTGACGCGACCTCGACCAGCTGGTGGGCGCCCGAGAGCTCCCCGGTGCGCGGGTCGAGGTCGACGGACCAGATCCCCTCCCCCGACCCTGGGCCGCCCGAGGTGGGGTAGGTGCCGACGAGGAGACGCTGCAGCGGTGCGGGAGGTGTGGTCACCGGCCCAGCCTATCGAGGGCGGGCGTCCCCTGGGACGACGAGAGGGTGGTGGACCGACTGGTCCACCACCCTCTCGTGCCGACGTCGGAGGACGTCAGTGAGCCGCCTCGTACGCAGCCTTGATCTCGGCCGAGATGCGGCCGCGCTCGTTGACCGTGTGGCCGTTGGCGCGAGCCCACTCGCGGATGTCGTTGGGCGAGGTGCCGCCGGAAGGCTGACGCGCCGAACGCTTCGCGGGGCGTGCCGCAGAACGGCCGACCTTGCGTGCGTGACCGACCCAGCTCGCGAGCGAGTCGCGGAATGCCGACGCGTTGTCCGTCGAGAGGTCGATCTCGTACGAGACGCCGTCGAGGGAGAAAGTCACGGTCTCGTCGGCGGTGCCGCCGTCGAGGTCGTCGACAAGAATTACCTGAACCTTCTGTGCCACTTGAGGTACCTCACCATTCTGTTTCGCTGCAGGGGACTTCATGCTCGCATCATTCCTGATGGAGCGTCAACTGGAGAACAGAAAGGCGGATGATTTTACGGGGTGATACCCGCACCCGTCGGTGGGACCTCTCGCTCAGTGCGTGCGTCTTCTTCGGCATCGAGACGAGCGAGGTTGGCCCGCTCGTTACGGTCCGCGCGAATGATAAAACGCATCGCGAAGTAGAACAGGACGCCCACCCCGATCGACGGGACGAGCGCGGCGAAGGCGGTCCAGAAGGTGCTCACCGGACCACCATACGACGCGCCGCGCCCGTTCCTGGCACCGCGCTCAACGCTGCGGCTTGACCAGCGGGAACAGGATCGTCTCGCGGATCCCCAGACCCGTCAGCGCCATGAGCAGGCGGTCGAGGCCCATCCCCATGCCCCCGCTCGGCGGCATCGCGTACTCCATCGCCGTGAGGAAGTCCTCGTCGAGCACCATCGCCTCGTCGTCGCCCGCAGCTGCGAGGACCGCCTGCGCCTCGAAGCGCTGGCGCTGGACGACCGGGTCCACCAGCTCGGAGTACGCGGTCGCGAGCTCGAAACCACGGACGTACAGGTCCCACTTCTCGACCTGCCCGGGGACAGAGCGGTGGTCGCGCGTCAACGGCGAGGTCTCGACGGGGAAGTCCCGGACGAAGGTCGGCGCGTAGAGAGAATTGCCGACGTGGTGCTCCCAGAGCTCTTCGACGAGCTTTCCGTGGTTGACCTTCTTCGGGTCGATCGAGATCTCGACGGCGTCCGCGAGCTCCGTGAGCCGCGCGACGGTGGTCTGCGGGGTGATCTCCTCGCCGAGGGCCTCCGACAACGACCCGTACATGGTGAGCTCGGCCCAGTCGCCGCCGAGCTCGTACTCCTCGCCCGAGGCGAGCGTCACGAGAGTGGTCCCGAACATGTCGAGAGCCGCCTTCTGGACAAGATTCTTGGTGAGCACCGCCATGGAGTTGTAGTCGCCATATGCCTCGTAGGCCTCGAGCATCGCGAACTCCGGGGAGTGCGTGGAGTCAGCACCCTCGTTCCGGAAGTTGCGGTTGATCTCGAAGACGCGCTCGATACCGCCGACCACGGCCCTCTTGAGGAACAGCTCGGGGGCGATCCGCAGGAACAGGTCGATGTCGAAAGCATTCATGTGCGTGGTGAAAGGCCGGGCGGCCGCACCGCCGTGGATGGTCTGGAGCATCGGGGTCTCGATCTCCATGTACCCGCGGTCGTGGAAGTTCTCGCGCAGGGACCGGACCACGCCGGCGCGCAGGCGCGCCGCCTCGCGGGCCGCCGGGCGCGCGATGAGGTCCACGTAGCGCTGACGGACGCGGGCCTCCTCCGAGAGCTCACGGTGGAGCACCGGGAGGGGGCGGAGCGCCTTCGCGGCGATCTGCCACGAGTCCGCGAAGACGCTCAGCTCGCCGCGGCGCGAGCTGCCCACGCGACCGTGCGCGAAGAGGTGGTCACCGAGGTCGACGTCTGCCTTGAACGCGGCGAGCGACTCCTCGCCGACGACCGCGAGGCTCAGCATGATCTGGAGGCGGTTGCCCTCGCCGTCCTGGAGCGAGACGAAGCAGAGCTTGCCGGAGTTGCGCAGGAACACGACACGACCGGCGACGCCGACGAGGTCGTCGGTCTCCTCGCCCGTCTCGAGGTGCGCGTACTGCGCGCGGACCTCGGCGATCGAGTGCGTGCGGGGCACCTCGACCGGGTAGGCCTCGACGCCGCTCTCGAGCAGCCGGTCGCGCTTCTCCCGACGCACCCGCAGCTGCTCGGGGAGGTCGTTCTCCCCGTCGGCGAGAGTGGGGTCTGCGGTCGCGGGGGTCTGCTCAGAAGTCACCCCGCCATCCTAGTGGAGTGCCGGGGCGGGCTCGGCTGGCTCGGGGCGGGGACAGAGCGGGTTGCGGACAGGGCGGGGTGGGGACGGAGCAGGGTGGGGCGGCGCGGGGTGGCGCGGCGTCAGCAGGTCAGCGCGAGACGAGGTCGAGCGCGAGGTCCAGGATCGGCGCCGAGTGGGTCAGCGCACCGACCGACATGTAGTCGACGCCCGTCGCTGCGACCTCGGCGGCACGGTCCAGCGTGAGGTTCCCGGTGGCCTCAAGCTCGACGGGACCGGTCTGCCCCTCGCCGGCCCGGACCGCGGCGACGGTCTCGGTGAGGGTGGGCGTGCTCATGTTGTCGAGCAGCAGGAAGGTCGCACCTGCCGCGACCGCCTCGAGCGCCTGCGCGCAGGTGTCGGCCTCCACCTGGACGAGCACCTCCGGGAAGGCCTCACGGACCGCGTGCACCGCAGCGGTCACGGAGCCGGCGGCGACCACGTGGTTGTCCTTGACCATCGCGACGTCGTAGAGGCCCATGCGCTTGTTGGTCCCGCCGCCGGCCCGCACGGCGTACTTCTCGAGCGCGCGGAGCCCAGGCGTGGTCTTGCGGGTGTCGAGGACCGTGGCCTGCGTCCCCTCGAGCCTGTCCGCCCAGGCGCGGGTCGCGGTCGCGACGCCCGAGGCACGGCTGGCGAGGTTGAGCAGCGACCGCTCCGCCATGAGCAGCACCTGCACGGGCCCGGTGAGCACCGCGAGCCGGCGACCGGGCTCGACCCGCGTCCCGTCGACGACGTCCAGGTCCACGCGCACCGGTCCGAGCCCGAAGCGCGCCGACACCTGGTCGACGACCTCCTGCACGAGCACGAGGCCCGCCACGACACCCTCCTGACGCGCCACGAGGTGCGCGACGGCGCCCGACGAGACGGCGATCGTCGCCTGGCTCGTGACGTCGCGCCCGGGGTCTCCCCCGAGGTCCTCGCTGAGGGTGCGGCGCACGGTGTCGCTGATCCAGGCGGGGTCGAGGCCCGGCTCGACGGTGGTCTCAGCAGAGGACCTGACGGAGGGCTCGGTCTGGGCAGCGGGCGCGGAGGGGTGAGTCACCCCCACACGGTATCCGACCCCTGCGGTGCCACCGGTGGGCCGCTCAGTCGACCTGGAGGGTGCCGTCCTCGGCGAGGTGCACCGTCACCCGGCGCTCCCAGGCCGGGTCTCGCTCCGGGAAGTCGGAGCGGAAGTGACCGCCCCTGCTCTCCGTCCGGCGGGCGGCAGCCGCGGTGAGGACCGTCGAGACCTGGTGGACGTTGCTGGTCTCCCACTCGGCGGTCTGCGGCTGCGCGCTGAGGTCGCCGGCGACCGCCTCCGGGAGGTTCGCGTCGGTGCGGACCGAGGCCAGCCTCTCGGCCGCGACGGCGAGGCTCTCCGCCGAGCGGATGACCCCGCTGCCGGTCGACGTGACGCGCTGGATCCGCGTGCGGCTCGCCGCCATGACCAGACCGGTGGGCCCCGGCCGCGGCACCGGCTCGAGCAGCGGGAGCTCCCCGGCGGCCATGCGCCCCGCGATGTCCTCGGCGGCGCGGTGCGCGAACACGAGGCCCTCGAGCAGGGAGTTCGACGCGAGCCGGTTGGCGCCGTGCACCCCGGTGCACGCGACCTCGCCGACGGCGTACAGCCCACGGACCGTCGAGCGGCCGTCGAGGTTCGTCACGACACCGCCGGAGTGGTAGTGCTGGGCGGGCGCGACCGGGACGAGCTCCTCCGTGATGTCGAGGCCCTGCGCGAGCAGTCGCTCCGTGATGGTGGGGAACCTGCGCCGCAGGAAGTCCGCTCCGAGGTGCCGGGCGTCGAGGAGCACGTGGTCCGAGCCTGTCACCGCCATCTGCCGGACGATCGCGTGCGCGACCACGTCGCGCGGTGCGAGCTCCGCCATCGGGTGGACGGCCGGCATGAACCGGTGGCCGAAGACGTCGACCAGGTACGCGCCCTCGCCGCGGACGGCCTCCGAGATCAGGGCGAGCTGCCCCTTCGCCGCGCTGCCGAGCCACAGGACCGTCGGGTGGAACTGCACGAACTCCATGTCGCCGAGGGTCGCGCCCGCGCGCAGCGCCGCGGCCGTGCCGTCACCGGTGGCCTGCGGCGGGTTGGTCGACGACATGAACGACTGCCCGATCCCGCCCGTGGCGAGCACCACCGCGCGGCTGCGGACCGCGCCGACGCCGTCGCGGCTGCCCGCACCTCGGACGTGCAGGGTGACACCGCAGACCGAGCGGCGCGGCCCGTCGGGCGTCGCGGGGGTCACGGGGCCCGCGCTGGTCAGCAGGTCGATGACGAGCGCGTGCTCGATCACCTCGATGCCGGGGTCGTTGCGGACCGCCTCGAGCTGGGCGACCAGCGCGCGCGAGATCTCGGCGCCCGTGGCGTCTCCTCCGGCGTGCGCGATGCGGTCGGCGTGGTGGCCGCCCTCACGGGTGAGCGACATCTCCCCGACGCCGTCGGTGTCGAAGTGCGCCCCGAGCGCCACGAGCTCGCGGACCCGGGCCGGCCCCTCGGTGACGAGGACCTCGACCGCGCGGGGGTCGCAGACGCCGGCCCCCGCCACGAGGGTGTCCTCCTGGTGGGCGGCCGGGGAGTCCTCCGGGGCGAGCGCCGCGGCGATGCCCCCCTGGGCCCAGACCGTCGACCCGGACGACAGCGCGTCCTTGGTGACGAGCAGCACCCGCGGCACGCGCGTGCGCAGCTCGAGCGCAGCCGTCAGACCGGCGATCCCGGAGCCGACGACGACGACGTCGGCGTCCGTGGTCCAGCCGGGCTCGGGCGCGGCGAGCGTGGTGACGAGGGCCGGCCCGGGCCGCGCGGGCCCGGGCACGGCGGTGGTGGTCACGCCTCGGTGCCGTGCTGCTGCTGGAACGGCGCGATCGCGAGACCGCTCGGCTCGAGGTCGTAGCCCTCGGGGACGAGACCCGGCTCCTCCGAGACCTCGACCACGGCGTTGTCGCCGTCGACGAACACGACGTGCGGCAGGTAGTGGCGGGCCTCGGCGTCGGCCAGCATGCCGTAGGCGATGATGATCACCGTGTCGCCGGGGTGCACGTGGTGCGCCGCGGCGCCGTTGATGCAGACCTGACCGGAGCCGGGCTCACCCGGGATCACGTAGGTGGTCAGCCGCGACCCGTTGGTCACGTCGACGACGTCGACCTGCTGGCCCGGGTACAGGTCTGCGGCCTCGAGCAGCAGGTTGTCGACCGTGATCGAGCCGACGTAGTGCAGGTCGGCCTGGGTCACCGTCGCGCGGTGGATCTTGCCGATCATCATCGGACGCTGCAGGGACGTCACGGGGTTCCTCCGGTGGTGCGGTGCTGGGGGGTGGTGTGCTGAGTGGTGGGGTCTGCCACCTCGACCGCCATCGTGTCGATGAGCCGCGTCGTGCCGACGCGTGCGGCGACGAGCAGCAGGGCCGGGCCGGCGTGGTCGGGCGGCACGTCGTCCACGGTAGCCGGGTCGACGAGCACCAGGTAGTCGAGGTCGACGCCCTCGGCGGCGTCGACACGCTGCCGGGCTGCTGCGTGGACCGCGGCTGCCGTCGCCCCTGCGGTCGCGGCGTCGCGTCCGGCGGCGAGGGCTGCCGAGAGGGCGAGCGCACGGCTGCGCTCGTCGGACGACAGGTAGGCGTTGCGCGAGGACAGCGCGAGGCCGTCGTCGTCGCGGACGATGGGCACCCCGTGGACGGTCACGGGCACGTCGAGGTCGTGCACCATGCGCCGGACTGCCAGCAGCTGCTGGGCGTCCTTCTCGCCGAACACGGCCACGTCGGGCGCGGTCAGGTGCAGCAGCTTGAGGACGACGGTGAGCACCCCGTCGAAGTGCCCGGGGCGCGACGCCCCCTCGAGGACCGTGCCGATGCGCCCGGCGGTGACGCTGACGATCGGCCGTCCGTCCGGGTACATCTCGTCGAGCGTCGGCGCGAAGACGACGTCGACCCCGACCGACGCGAGGAGCGCCACGTCCGCGTCCAGGGTGCGCGGGTAGCTGTCGTAGTCCTCGCCGGGTCCGAACTGCAGGGGGTTGACGAAGATCGTCACGACCACCTCGTCGGCGAGGCGGCGGGCCTCGCGCACGAGCTCGAGGTGACCGGCGTGCAGCGCGCCCATGGTCATGACGACGGCGCGGCGGCGGGTCGGGTTCCCGTCAGCCTGGCCGGGTCCGACGGTGGTGCCTGGCTGGTCGGGCCGGCGCAGGGCACGGGCGAGGTCGGCCCGGGTGGTGGTGACGAGGGGCCGGGCGTGGCCGCTGAGCATCAGTTCTCCTTGGCGGGGGCGTTCAGGACGTCGAGCAACGACTGGGCCTGCGCGTCCTTGATCCGTCCCGCGGCCAGCGCGCGCACGGTCGCGGCACGGCTCAGGGACCGGTAGCTGTCGACGGTGTCGCTCGCGTCGCGGTGCGTCGCGAGCGCGGCGAGCTCGGTGAGGTGCGTCTGGACCGTGCCGGCATCGCCGCGCACGACCGGACCGGTGAGCGTCTGGACCGGGTCGCCGACACCGTCGGCGGCACGCAGCGCACCGTCGAGGGCGGCGTGCAGCAGCGGTGCGAGCGCACGCCCCGGGTCGGCGATGCCCGCCACCTGGAGCGCCTGCGCCGCCTGCGCGACGAGGACCACGAGGTGGTTCGCGCCGTGCGCGAGGGCCGCGTGGTACAGCCCGCGGTCCTCCTCCTCGATGACCACGGGCTCGCCGCCGATCTCGACGACGAGCGCGAGACCGATCGGCTGCACCGGGCCGGGTGCGGTCACCGCGAAGGTGGTGCCCTCGAGACGGCCGAGGTCGAGGGACGTCCCCGTGAAGGTCATCGCCGGGTGGACGGCCACCGGGATGGCGCCCTGCGCGCGCGCCGGCGCCAGCACCTCGGTGCCGTAGCGACCCGAGGTGTGCAGCACGATCTGGCCCGGCTGCCACGCACCGAGGTCCGCGAGCCCGGCTACGAGCGTCGCGAGGGCGTCGTCGGGGACGGTGAGCAGCACCAGCTCGGACCGCTCCACGACGTCACGGACGTCGAGCACCGGCACACCGGGCAGCATGGCCTCGGCGCGCTCGCGCGAGGCCTCGGAGATGGCGGACACGCCCACCACCGAGTGGCCGACGGCACGCAGCGCGTTGCCGAGCACGGCACCCACCCGGCCTGCGCCCACGATGCCGACGCCGAGCCGTCCGGGGCGCCGTGCCCCTGTGGTCTCGGTCATCCCGGCGCCTGCATCCAGCGCTCGGGTCCCGCGGTCGTCCGAGCGGCACGGGCCCGTGCGGCCTGCTCCGCGAGCAGCCGCGACGCCTCGACGTCCGCGAGGTGCACGACGCTCGGCGAGATCGGCCCCGGGGTCGAGTGCAGCACGAAGCTCGTCAGCCCCAGACGGCGCTGCAGCGGGCCCTGGTTGAGGCCGAGCGACTGCGTACGCTCGTGCGGCACGACCTCGAGGGTGCGCACCAGACGGCCCCGGCGGACCACGAGAGCGCGGCCCGTGACGGCGTAGCCGTTGCGACGCCAGGCCAGCGGGTCGAGCCACCGCGCGCTGCGGGGGCTCGTGACGAAGCCCTGCTCGTCGCCGGAGCCGGTCATCGCGGCGTCCAGGAGCGGGCGCGGGTCCTCGACGCCGAGGTCCGGGAGCACGAGCCACAGCGCACGCAGGGCGTCGTCGCGGCTGCCGACCGGGAGCAGCACCGCGCCGGCCTGCTCGCCCTCCGACGCCGCGGCGTAGCCGGCCACGTTGACCTCGACGCGCCACCAGCCGGCCGAGCGCCACAGCAGGCCCTGCTGGATCCGGATCGCCTGGACACGCCCTGGCGGGATGGTCTGCGACCGCGTCTCGAGGAGGCCGTGGCGCAGGCGGATGCCGTCGGGCGAGATGGCCCCGGTGAAGCCGAAGCCACCCGAGAACCTCGAGAACACGTAAGCCCCGAGCCCGAAGACCAGCGGCAGGGCGGTGAAGAGCGGTGCGACCTGGCGCGTGACGACGGCGACCACTGCCGCGGCGACCACCGCCACCACGAGGACGATGGTGCCGCCGGTGAGCAGCACCGAGCCGACGAGCCGGCCCACGGGCACGTCGAGGACGGCGCTCTCGGGCGCCTCCTCCACGGGTGCGTCGTCGGGGCCGTCGGACTCGACCCCTGCGGCGCGCGCCAGCAGGACGTTGCGGAGCTGGTTGGCGTCCGCGTCGCGGAGGAACCCGAGGCGCGCCCCGGAGTCTCCCCCGCCCGCGACGCTCAGCTTGAGCTCGGCGAGGCCGAAGAACCGCGCCAGCAGCGGCTTGACGATGTCGATCGCCTGGAGCCGGTCCAGACGGACCTTGCGCTGCTGCCGGAACAGGATCCCGGAGTGCACGTAGACCGCGTCGCGGTCGTAGGCGTAGCGCATCATGCGCCACGACAGCCAGGCCCAGACGCCGCCGAGCAGGCCGACGCCGAGGATCGCGAGCACCACGACGCCCCAGTGGTCGGTCGCGAAGCTCACGTCGCCGCCGGGGGCGCTCTCGAGGGTCTGCCGACCGACGACGAACAGCAGCACGGCGAGCACCGCCCAGCCGCGCACGAGCGGCGTCACCGGGTGCAGGCGCCGCCACTCGAGCTCGGGCGGGACGGTGGTGGTGGTGGAGTCGGTGGTGCTGGAGTCGGTGGAGCTGTCCTTCACCGCGGGGTCGCCCGACGTGGCCGCGTCGTCAGCAGGCGCCGTCGGTGCCTGCGGTGCAGAGGGAACGTCGGGGACCGGCGCCGCGGCGCGCGCAGAGCCTTCGTCAGGCTCCGGCGTCGGGACGGGGCCTGGGCCGGGGGTGGTCACAGACCCGCCAGCCGCGCCTCGCCGCGCGAGGCGAGGCGGTCGCGCAGGCGCGCAGCGTCACCGGGGGCGAGCCCGTCGATGGTGGCGTCGGTGCCGGGCGAGGCGGTGTGCAGCTGGACCGAGGAGATGTCGAGCCTGCGGGCCAGCGGGCCGGCGGTGACGTCGACGAACTGCATGCGCCCGTAGGGCACCACCACGAGGCTGCGGAACAGCACGCCCTTGCGGATGAGCAGGTCGTCGTCGCGCTCCGCGTAGCCGATCGCCCGGACCTGCCGGGAGATGACGACGGCGGACCACGCCACGAGCAGCGCGACGACCGCAGCGGACAGCCAGAGCCACGGTCCCGCCTGCGGGAGCGCGACCGCGAGCACGACGAGCGCCACGAGGGGCACGCCGAGGAAGATGCCGAGCAGCACGTAGCGCGCGGTCGCGAGACGTCCCGACACGCGCTGCCACTCGATGCCGTGCGGGTCGAAGGGCGAGGCGCCCTCGGGTCCGGTGGGGTCAGTCATGCGCACCATCTTCTCGCATCCGGGCGTCTTCGCCGTCACCGGGCGGAGGGAGCTCGCAGAACCGCTCCGCCACCACACCCGCGACGGCGAGCACCACGGAGCTCAGCGCCGCCACCCCGGCGCTCCACGCGCGGCCCTGCTGCGCCTCGACGTGCAGGTGCGGGAGCGTGAGGAGCACCTGGCCGGCGTACCAGCCGGTGAGCAGAGCGCCGGTCAGCGACGCCGCCTTGGCCAGGGCGACCGTGCGCGCGGCGCGGAGCGCGTCGAGCGACGGCCGCCGGCCCCGCAGGTACGACCGGACCCCGCTCGCCGCCCAGAGCACGAGCACCGCGAGGACCAGCAGCGCCGGGGCGACCACCCAGAGCACGGGCCCCAGGTGGGTGCCACGGCCCTCGAGGAGCCGCAGCAGCCACCAGGTGGTCGCACCCGCCGCGACCGCGACGAGCGCGAGCGTCGACAGGCGGGTGCGGCCCATCAGAGCGTGCGGTCCTCGACCGCAGGCACGCCGTCGACGGTGTCGTCCGGGCTCTCGATGTGCTCCAGGCTGTCGAGGTGCGTCTCGGCACGCGGCGGCTCGACGTCTGGCGTCCAGACCTGCGCGGCCTCGACCGCGGTCGTCTCCGGGTGCGTCACGTCGTGGTCCGTCTCGGCCTCGGGCTGGGCTGCGTGCGGCTGCTGGTCGCCGAGGGCCGGCGCCGCAGAGGGCTCCACCGTGTCCGCGGGTGCCTGCGTCGTGGCGGGGTCCTCGGTCGTCTCGCCGTCGGGGAGGGAGACCACCTGGACCGCCGTCAGCGCGGGCGCCACGGCCGCCGGGCGGCTCGTCTGCGCGGCGGTGGGCAGCTCTGCGTCGTGCAACCAGTCGAGCGCGAGCCAGCGGATGCCCTCGCGGTCGTGCGCGGTCGCGGCGAGCGCGGCGACCGGACCACCGCCCAGACCGGGAAGGTGCGCCTCGGGAGCCAGGTGCGCCCACGGGGCGAGCACGAAGGCCCGCTCGTTGGCCCGCGGGTGCGGGAGCTCGAGGTCGGTCGCCGAGCCGATGACGTCGCCGAACACCACGATGTCGATGTCGAGCGTGCGCGGGCCCCAGCGGACGTCCCGCTCACGGCCGTTGCCCGCCTCGACCGACTGGCAGCCG
This genomic interval carries:
- a CDS encoding PH domain-containing protein, with protein sequence MVRMTDPTGPEGASPFDPHGIEWQRVSGRLATARYVLLGIFLGVPLVALVVLAVALPQAGPWLWLSAAVVALLVAWSAVVISRQVRAIGYAERDDDLLIRKGVLFRSLVVVPYGRMQFVDVTAGPLARRLDISSVQLHTASPGTDATIDGLAPGDAARLRDRLASRGEARLAGL
- a CDS encoding DUF3180 domain-containing protein, which translates into the protein MGRTRLSTLALVAVAAGATTWWLLRLLEGRGTHLGPVLWVVAPALLVLAVLVLWAASGVRSYLRGRRPSLDALRAARTVALAKAASLTGALLTGWYAGQVLLTLPHLHVEAQQGRAWSAGVAALSSVVLAVAGVVAERFCELPPPGDGEDARMREDGAHD